The bacterium genomic interval ATTCTCTGTATCCACAAACTGCGGAAGTTTCTCTTTTTTGTTCTTCTGTCTCTATAGGCATAGACAAGTCCTTTTTGAACAGCATCCTTTGCCACGGTATAGAGTTTACTTCTGCCGGCAACATATCCCTTCGCTTTGCCTAATATTCTTCTTCTTTTTTTCTTTTTTATTGTTCCTCTTTTTACTCTAGGCATCTCTACTCCTCACCTTGTTCGTAATCAGATAACAGAAGCAGTTTCCAGAAATCAGATTTTTCTGTCTTCTGTTTTCTGCCCTCTGTCCTCTGT includes:
- the rplT gene encoding 50S ribosomal protein L20, translated to MPRVKRGTIKKKKRRRILGKAKGYVAGRSKLYTVAKDAVQKGLVYAYRDRRTKKRNFRSLWIQRINAATRSQGITYSQLIDGLAKANVEINRKMLAEMAVNAPESFSALVEIAKKHIEVKPAKAS